The genomic interval tgggtcaaattttataattttataaattaaaattttcctatttaaACTAAGTCTCGGATATTTTTAAACCGAGTCCTAGTATTTTTAAACTTAATCCCTAATATTATTAAACTGAGTtccattatttttaaattgagttccgAACATTTTTAAATCGAGTTCCAGTATTTTTAGATTGAGTtctgaatatttttaaattgagtttgaGACATTTTTAAACTAAGTTCtagatatttttaaattgagtcccggacatttttaaactgagtctggatatttttaaattaagtcccaatatttttaaaatgagtctCGATATTTTTAAGTTGAACtcttgtattttaaaatttaagtccTGATTTATGAGTCTTGGTACTTTTTAAATtgaattatgatatttttaaagtattctgaaataaaaaaaatagaatataacAAATTGTAACAAAATTATAATatcccctctctctcctctcttttgcCCCTCCCGTTGACACAAGCTGTCCACTCACccgcccttttttttttatttgctgaCAGAATTGACCTACGAAATgacccctctctctcctctctccctgcCCTTCTCGATGACTCCcaccctcttttttttttaaatgcaattgACAAGGAGCGCCGTTCGATGTTTAGGCAAATCTCACTGGATGGTCCAACGAGATTTGCTTGTCAGGTGTCAAAATTTCAATTGCCAAGACTCTTTAAATCTCACTGAACTAAGTGACAAGATTATGTAAGTGTTAttctgaaaataatttttttgaacaaagtattatttaatatattttttgaataataataataaaatgaaaaaacaGTCAACTTGCCAGGTGCAGCAATGTATTCTTGAGGAAAATTGTTGCCTCCGGAGCTTAGGGTACCAAAaaagattttcatttttttaaaattatatttatttcttGGAGGGCACATGAATGCACGCCAAAACCCGAAAGACCCAACTCAACATGAATCCATGGCTGATCAATCAAGCCAAATGAGGAGGACCCCTATGTCCCTACATGAGATCCAACCTTTGTTTACCCCCACCCACCATCAGCACCATTCACCACTCAGACTCCGactttgatctctctctctctctctctctcgcctaAAAACAGGTATGAATGCTGTGTGCGTAATCATGTCCCCCAAATTTGGCTAACCGTTGAAGCCCGCctagagctctctctctctctctctctctcccccccccccccctctctcgcTGTCTGTTTCTTCTCCGTAGTGTCTCCGGCAAGGAGAAGGAGAAGGTCACGAAGGCCTGTGGGCTTGGCTTGTTGTGGAGTGTCGAATCAATCGTTTTGCAACCAACCCATTTGACCCGTTGGGCTGATTCTTCCGGAGAAGTGGAGATCTGCAAGACCCGGATTCTTACAACTTTGTTAGAATGCGCAAACCCTAACCAACCGAGGAGGCATTTCTCGCGAAGCGACAGCCGAGAAACagaagaaatcaagaaatcaGGACCAAACCCAGATGCCAGAAGGCgtcaaaaaccctaaccctaaccccgtCCCCGGTTTTACTTGATTCATGGAACTGCCATTGCCCACCTTGGTTGTCCTTTTGAATTTAGGGATCATCTTTTGCTTTTTCGGCCAGTGCTTGTCGCAGCAAGAGGCGAATCTCCCCTTCTCCACTCCATTTGTGGCCCCGCCTCCACCGCCACCACCTCCGCCGTCGCCGCCGCCGCCACCTCCACCCTCGTTTTCACCACCACCCCCACCGCCTCCACCTCCACCTCCACCTCCACCTCCGCCGTCACCCCCGCCACCATCCTCGCAGTCGACGCCGCCACCGGATTCACCTAAATTGCCAGAGCCAACAATTATATCTCCGCCTCCGCCACCGCGCGGTCATCACGCCCGTGCACCCGGCTCTGCATATGCGCGCCATCCAAAAAATGGAACGACGGCGTTTCCCCCTGAATCAAATCTAAAGGGGAGCAACAATGAGGCAAGCCGGCTACCGTCGCCGCCACCGGGTCACAAGATCAACTTCGGCAAGATGATCGGGCTCTTCTTTATTGGCTTTGCGGCGATCATGCAAATTGGTGTGGTGGGCTTCTTGGTTTTCAAGAGACGGCAACTATTAATGATGATGGATAGATAAGAAACCTGTTCATTGTCTTGAATTATCAAGTATTATTCTCATTAATTCATTGGTCGGCGCGAATGGATATTGTGGCAATTGAGTTTTATTGGATTTGGATTCTTTGAAGCGGCATGAGGATATGGATTGCGAATTGAAGTTGGTTCTGAAACAATTGAATCGTTGGTGTCGCCAGTGGGGCCTTGCTGCTTCTGTAAATGGGTAAAATCTTGATgggctttttcttcttcttgttacTTAAAATTTGCTGTCCTTATTCTCCCTTCACTACACGGCTTACAACTGAAGTCGAAGGAAGCCCCTTTTCGCTCCTTTACCATGGGTTCTTTTACCATTGTGTGTTttatgtactttttttttttgctaacaTGTATTACTGATAACTGTGTTACAACTCAttgaaagatttatttattttttttgtttttcaatatcAATGCCCAGTTATCTTTTTCTCTTGTTAGTTTTCTTCTGAATTTATGGAAGTGATAGATTGGTTTATTCTACAGTAAGCAATGTAAGGTAGGTGGGGATGATTTATTGTCAATTCACTCAGTTTCTTAACCATTTGAAGTTGAAAAACCATATGCCTTTACTATTAGTCAATTTTCATTTGATTGGGAACCATATGCATTTGCTTTTGATCAATTTCCAGTTAATTACATTTTGCTCTTGCTGCAAGATGATGACTGACCACATCAAGAAAACATATACTACTAAAAAAAGTTAGAAGTCACTGAGCTTGAAACTTGCCTCAGTAAAACCTTGTGCTATGGGGATTTGGAGAAGGGAAGGGACAGGCAGCCAAGGGAATGGTTTTCAAAGTGAATGGGAGGGGAAGAAGGTGAAGGTGAAGGTGAAGGTGAGGTGTTCACCCTCCCCTTTTTTGGATGATTTACATTGCTCGTGAGGGAAAAAGGTGGGGTAGTGGCGTATTGCCTTTCCCTTTCGGTGAGTTTGAATGGATTCAGACATTCAATGGAACACAAGATACAAAATCTTACAAGTTCCTTCTTTTTAACTTTGTTTCTGTTTTTCTGTTTTATTTTGGATTTTTACTTTGTTTGATGTTTTTTTTGGGTGAGGGCTTGCGCTGTAACTGTTGTGAGGGAATAGGCACCCCTCTCTCCCAATTACTGTGATGGGTTATGGTTTTTTCTTTCTATCAAGGGTATAGAGTTGTTCCTTAACGTGATTAAACTTTATACCTTAGTTGAAAATAGTATCAAAGTCATTACAAATATGGTAATGGTACTGGTAATCTGCTAATCACATAAGTTCAATGCCTTGAATATTTAAAGCAACTGGAGTACGCACATTTTGCATGTTCCTTGTTTCAGCTTTAGAGATCTACAATCTTGTACCCTATACTTTTTTTGCTTGCAATTCAAGTTTTTGATGCATCCATTGCTTCATTTTTAGAACTTATATAAAACTGCCTTCAGTtcgaaataaaataaaaggataaaAATAAAATCGCTGCCTTTAGTAAATCAATGTGATGGTATATAGGTTTTCTAAGTAATTGACTCCGATACTCATGATATTTTGCACTAACATATAACGTTTAAAGCTTTGGACATTACCTATTagatatgtattttatttttttagtgcgATCTCTAGCTAATACTAGAATTTGGTTTCAATATTGATTAGATATCTATGCATATGAAGCCTCATTGTATGAATTATTGTgctggtattttttttatttaccaTTTTTTAAATTCCTTTAATTTGTTTCATGAAAAAGATGTATCACAAGGGTAATGTAGATTTTTCCATTCCCTCATTTTGTGGAGGGCTTATGGTTCTGTTTGTGTGGATTTCTGTCTTCCTAATAGATGTTGTTCTTCAAaataatttgtttatttaattaattctagAGGTTTCTTCAGAATTGAATGGATCTTTTTGGTTTGATCTAGTTTGGTTTATCCTTTGGAAGTGTAACACGTCTTGGTTCGGTGTTTTGTCAGGAATTGTAATACCTAGACAGATGAAGATGTTGCTGTCTGGACTTTAAGCTAATTTGATTATGCTCGTTATTTCTTATTCAGTTATTTAAAACCctttattttaatttctatttgTTAAACTCCCAATTATATATGAACTTGTATGTATATATTTGGCTCATGCATATAAGTAGAATCTAAACCTTAAGATGAAAACCAATATGGGAAATATATAGCACTGGTGCTGCACGACAAAAAACGTGTGCGCTAACATGTTTAATGTTTGGCAATTTGTCTTTCGCCTTCCCAACATCATCACAGTCATTTCAGGCATGCAGCATTGCATATCTACACTGGGAGAACACAGGTAAGAGTGGCTGGTTTATTATATTGATTTGCTAATTTATATCCACTTGGTTGCTTTAAGAACTTGCTGAAGCTTTTAGAGAGcttccttttttaattttttttttggcctcTGTTTGTATTTGATGGTATTGTGATAAACTAGGAAATGACTCTATGCATTTATGATCTTTATCTTTTGCACTTGGCAGAGGCAACTTTCCCCTTTTTTGTTAGGCATGTTGGTCTGTGTTTATATTTGAGGGTGTTGTGAAAAACTAGGGAATGACAAAATGCACTATTTTTCGGAATTGATTTGAGATTGATAAAGAGTAATAATACTTGTTTGTATGTGTGTGTtttggggtggggtggggggtGTGAGGAGGAAATGAATTCTAGCTAAACTTGTATGTGAATAACATGATTCATAAGATTGTATTGTTGGGATCCCTCTGCCTTCTCAATTTGTTTGCTGTTTAATTATGTCTTATTTTAGATAACCTATCAATCTTTGAATTTTGAGTAATTCTCAATTAATGATTACAGGTTGAACTCAAACTTCTCCAAAATTATCTAGAACTGAGGATATGATTGGCTGTCTAAAATCTAACCTAATTAGGTACCTTAACATAATACCTTTGAAAAATGCTTAGAAGGAATGGTTTCTCCATATAGAATTTTTCACTCATTAATCATGAAATGTTATGTTAATATTTGGGCTCACTGAAATGTTGCGGGACTCATCATTGACATGTACACCGAGCATTATCTCTCGCTTGCTAGCATCTTACAATTAGTGTATTTCAAATCTTACGTGTAGTAGGTTTTCGAAGTAGTTTTTATTTTTGCATCCTTTTTTTCCTCGTTTTTTTTCCCTTATGAAAATTATACAAGGGGTTCGTCCTATGTCCGTTTGTCATATATTTAGAATTTAGGAAAAGCACAAGAAGAGGGACCGGTCTCTCATAATTTTTCCCTTTCTTCCATCAAGAGTTTCTTTCAGTTAGTAAGAGATGATATTTTGCTTAGCATATATGTAGTAGCTGTTGTCATATTTGTTATTActaaatttctttaattttacttTGATGAAGTGAAACACCTGTCAATCCTTTTCTATTGAAAAATCAAATGCAGATTTTTAGTAACAAAAATCAAAGTCCAGGACAAATTAGAACCATCAAATATCGACTCTAAATTCATTAACCATTTTCGGAAAGTCTATTTATGGTGAGTTTGAAAAACCAGTTGTCAGCACTTGGTAGGATATGCTGGCATTAAGTTGGCCTAGACTGAACATGGAACGCAAAAATTGGAGAATTTAACATAATATCCGGCATTAATTTTGAGGATGTCAGTAGGGGTGGgcatggttcggttaaccgaaccatcCTCCTCGAACCATTAATTGAACCGAAGTTTCGGTTCACTAGAAAATGGGAATTGAAACCAAATCATTTGAAGCAATTAATTGAAATTTGGTTAATCGGTTTTTGGACTAATGTCCATTGGTTAACCAAATTGAATCGTTAAatataatttgaaattttagagtcactgaataaaattattttaaagtcCACAAATAATATTTCTCTTTCCTAATAATCAACATATGAATTTAaactattcaaaataaaaatttgggcAAAAATATTagattaatatatttttaaaaaaaaaaattaaattactaaaattttatatattattacatataatatgtattttgtggttattgAGTGGATTGAATTGAAATCAAACcaataattgaaaaaataaaaatttttgaaagaaatgaTTAATCAAATTTTCGGTTTGGTTTGATTCTTTAGCTAAATTTGAAGAGgttttttagatttgaatttatgcTGTATTTTTATAGTATGTAATatcaaattatattaaaattatcTAAACTGAACTAAATTTAAATCTAAAGTTTCAAATTCATACTTTTAAATATAGCACAAAtttatatgtaattttttttaaaaaaaattacatataaaTTTGTGCTATATTTAAAAGAATTTTCGGTTTGGTTTGATTCTTTAGCTAAATTTGAAGAGgttttttagatttgaatttatgcTGTATTTTTATAGTATGTAATatcaaattatattaaaattatcTAAACTGAA from Malania oleifera isolate guangnan ecotype guangnan chromosome 9, ASM2987363v1, whole genome shotgun sequence carries:
- the LOC131164870 gene encoding leucine-rich repeat extensin-like protein 3, translated to MELPLPTLVVLLNLGIIFCFFGQCLSQQEANLPFSTPFVAPPPPPPPPPSPPPPPPPSFSPPPPPPPPPPPPPPPPSPPPPSSQSTPPPDSPKLPEPTIISPPPPPRGHHARAPGSAYARHPKNGTTAFPPESNLKGSNNEASRLPSPPPGHKINFGKMIGLFFIGFAAIMQIGVVGFLVFKRRQLLMMMDR